One Heptranchias perlo isolate sHepPer1 unplaced genomic scaffold, sHepPer1.hap1 HAP1_SCAFFOLD_56, whole genome shotgun sequence DNA segment encodes these proteins:
- the LOC137315815 gene encoding zinc finger protein 239-like codes for MKHQRVHTGERPFTCSVCGKGFTCSSSLIEHQLVHTDKRPFKCSDCEKRFKSRNALLRHQCTHTGERPFTCSVCGKGFTQSTNLLIHQRVHTGERPFTCSVCGKRFTQPTNLLIHQRVHTGERPFTCSICGKGFTQSTNLQSHQRVHMLPQELDSVVNHIQD; via the coding sequence atgaaacaccagcgagttcacactggggagagaccgttcacctgctccgtgtgtgggaagggattcacttgttcatccagtctcattgaacaccaacttgttcacactgataagagaccttttaaatgttctgactgtgagaagaggtttaaaagcaggaatgctctactgagacaccaatgtactcacactggggagaggccgtttacctgctccgtgtgtgggaagggattcactcagtcaaccaacctgctgattcaccagcgagttcacaccggggagaggccgttcacctgctccgtttgtgggaagagattcactcagccaaccaacctgctgattcaccagcgagttcacactggggagaggccgttcacctgctccatttgtgggaagggattcactcagtcaaccAACCTgcagtcacaccagcgagttcacatgttaccacaggagttggattctgttgttaatcacatccaggactga